Proteins from a single region of Chryseobacterium sp. T16E-39:
- a CDS encoding DUF423 domain-containing protein — MKTITLVFGAVYGMLSVILGAFGAHALKKILSVERLESFETGVRYQMYAAFFLLIAGYILKFETSSEKWVSILMIAGTMLFSFSIYFLSLQDYLGANLKFLGPITPLGGLLMILSWGMLIFYFAKNRI, encoded by the coding sequence ATGAAAACAATTACTTTAGTATTTGGTGCCGTTTATGGCATGCTGTCGGTAATTTTAGGTGCATTCGGCGCGCACGCTTTAAAGAAAATATTATCTGTTGAAAGATTGGAAAGCTTTGAAACAGGGGTGAGATATCAGATGTATGCTGCATTCTTTTTATTGATTGCAGGTTATATTTTAAAATTTGAAACTTCTTCAGAAAAATGGGTTTCCATCTTGATGATTGCGGGGACCATGTTGTTTTCGTTCAGTATTTATTTTCTGAGCTTGCAGGATTATCTTGGAGCTAACCTGAAATTTTTAGGACCTATTACACCGCTGGGTGGATTACTGATGATCCTTAGCTGGGGAATGCTTATATTTTATTTTGCTAAAAATAGGATATAA
- a CDS encoding putative DNA modification/repair radical SAM protein → MNFDRLKEKLEILADAAKYDVSCSSSGGTRKNKKGALGDSSASGICHTYTEDGRCVSLLKILLTNHCIYDCAYCVSRSSNDIKRAAFTVEEVVDLTINFYRRNYIEGLFLSSGIFKNADTTMERLVRVAKKLRLEENFNGYIHLKSIPGASDELMEEAALYADRLSINLEIPTESGLKLLAPEKNRADMISPMRYIQNGIAQYKDEKKIFRKVPKFAPAGQSTQMIVGATNENDLQIIKVADHFYKNFNLKRVYYSGYVPVLEDKRLPSLTTEVPMLRENRLYQSDWLMRFYGFKAEEILDPNIPFLDLEIDPKLSWALRNLQQFPVNLQTADYQMILRIPGIGLKTAKKIVHARRFQVLNMEHLTKLGAAVNRAKYFIDFNSGNMYLRYLTDKNFRKLLIGGSASKFHNQFSQQLSLF, encoded by the coding sequence ATGAACTTTGACCGCCTGAAAGAGAAGCTTGAAATCCTTGCAGATGCAGCGAAATATGATGTTTCCTGCTCATCCAGTGGGGGAACAAGAAAGAATAAAAAGGGCGCTTTGGGAGACAGTTCCGCAAGCGGTATTTGTCATACCTATACGGAAGATGGACGCTGCGTTTCACTTCTTAAAATTCTACTGACCAATCACTGCATTTATGATTGTGCATATTGCGTTTCGAGAAGTTCAAATGATATCAAGAGAGCGGCTTTTACAGTAGAAGAAGTCGTAGATCTTACCATCAATTTTTATCGTCGAAATTATATCGAAGGTCTTTTCCTTAGCTCTGGTATTTTTAAAAATGCAGATACCACTATGGAACGTTTGGTGAGAGTGGCAAAAAAATTACGTTTGGAAGAAAATTTTAACGGGTACATCCATTTAAAATCTATTCCTGGTGCGAGTGATGAATTGATGGAAGAAGCAGCCTTATATGCAGACCGACTATCCATAAATCTGGAAATACCAACTGAAAGCGGATTGAAATTACTGGCTCCTGAAAAAAACAGAGCCGATATGATCAGCCCAATGCGGTATATTCAAAATGGGATTGCCCAATATAAGGATGAAAAGAAAATCTTCCGAAAAGTTCCAAAATTTGCTCCCGCCGGCCAGTCAACACAAATGATCGTAGGAGCAACCAATGAGAATGACCTTCAGATCATAAAGGTAGCAGATCATTTTTATAAAAATTTCAATCTTAAAAGAGTGTATTATTCGGGATATGTTCCTGTCTTAGAAGATAAAAGGCTACCGTCCCTTACAACTGAAGTTCCCATGCTAAGGGAAAACAGACTGTACCAGTCTGATTGGTTAATGAGATTTTATGGCTTTAAAGCAGAAGAAATTTTAGATCCGAATATTCCATTTTTGGATCTTGAAATCGATCCTAAATTAAGCTGGGCATTAAGAAATTTACAACAGTTCCCGGTAAATCTTCAAACCGCCGACTATCAAATGATTCTCAGGATTCCAGGAATTGGGTTAAAGACGGCTAAAAAGATCGTACATGCAAGACGATTCCAGGTTTTAAATATGGAACATCTTACAAAATTAGGAGCAGCTGTTAACCGGGCTAAATATTTCATTGATTTCAATTCTGGCAATATGTACCTGAGGTATCTTACAGATAAAAATTTCAGGAAGCTTTTAATTGGCGGCAGTGCTTCAAAGTTCCATAATCAGTTTTCACAGCAGTTGAGCCTTTTTTAG
- a CDS encoding TIGR03915 family putative DNA repair protein has protein sequence MTTLLYDGSFDGLLTAVFEVFEYRYKDVEIISKGRFHQENIFAEIHDVITQGDKAERVFNKLEQNIGKSGINQLLKVYLSEDPGSEQIILSAIRQSIQLPQENILLNYADPDILKVSKICKSVDRETHRMTAFVRFEKMQDDVFFAKIDPDFNVLPLIRKHFKDRYQDQKWMIYDLRRHYGILYDLENCDFFYPDEKLNLEQYQQKFHDEETQYQKLWQRYFTKTNIVERKNLKLHIQHVPRRYWKYLTEKT, from the coding sequence ATGACAACATTACTTTATGATGGAAGCTTTGATGGACTTTTAACTGCAGTATTTGAAGTATTTGAATACCGTTATAAAGATGTGGAAATAATCAGTAAAGGACGATTTCATCAGGAAAATATCTTTGCAGAAATTCACGATGTCATTACCCAGGGTGATAAAGCAGAAAGGGTTTTCAACAAATTAGAGCAAAATATAGGAAAGTCAGGAATTAATCAACTCCTAAAAGTCTACCTGTCAGAAGACCCCGGATCTGAACAGATTATACTATCCGCTATCAGGCAGTCTATACAATTACCTCAGGAAAACATTCTCCTAAACTATGCGGACCCGGATATTCTAAAAGTTTCAAAAATCTGTAAATCCGTAGATAGGGAAACCCATCGAATGACAGCTTTCGTAAGGTTTGAAAAAATGCAGGATGATGTTTTCTTTGCTAAAATAGACCCCGATTTCAATGTACTTCCTTTGATCCGAAAACATTTTAAAGACCGCTACCAAGATCAAAAGTGGATGATCTATGACCTCAGAAGACATTACGGAATTTTATATGATCTTGAAAACTGTGATTTTTTTTATCCTGATGAAAAATTAAATTTAGAACAATATCAACAGAAGTTCCACGATGAAGAAACTCAATACCAGAAGCTTTGGCAACGGTACTTTACGAAAACAAATATTGTAGAAAGGAAAAATTTGAAATTGCATATACAGCATGTTCCAAGAAGATATTGGAAGTATTTGACTGAAAAGACTTAG
- a CDS encoding hydroxymethylglutaryl-CoA reductase, degradative, protein MNHQPIEGFSKLTKQGKMDWLVNEYLDGNQEYQNILQQYWNDNTELQKLHDEFSENTISNFYMPYGIAPNFLIDGKLIALPMAVEESSVVAAASKAAKFWIDKGGFRTTIINTEKLGHTHFIFNIESHKLLHFFNFKLKKKLFEATEAITANMRNRGGGILDIKLIDKTADMANYYQLKASFDTVDSMGANFINSCLEQFGKTLKEEVAKEEDFTQEEKDSLQIVMNILSNFTPDCVVRAEVSCKIDDLKDDSGISNEEFARKFKQAVTIAEIEPFRATTHNKGVMNGVDAVVIATGNDFRATEACAHAYAARDGQYRSLTHCTTDNGIFRFWIDLPISVGVVGGLTNLHPLVKFSLALLGKPSAQELMSILAVSGLAQNFGALRSLVTTGIQKGHMKMHLLNILNQMGATEEEKQHFVTYFKDKTVTHHEVINEFNRMRAQ, encoded by the coding sequence ATGAATCATCAACCGATTGAAGGTTTTTCCAAGCTTACAAAACAAGGGAAAATGGACTGGCTCGTTAATGAATACCTTGACGGGAACCAGGAATATCAAAATATATTACAGCAATATTGGAACGATAATACAGAGCTTCAGAAACTTCATGACGAATTTTCTGAGAACACCATTTCCAATTTTTATATGCCATATGGAATTGCTCCGAATTTTTTAATAGATGGTAAACTGATCGCGTTACCAATGGCTGTAGAAGAAAGTTCTGTAGTAGCAGCAGCTTCTAAAGCCGCTAAATTCTGGATCGATAAAGGAGGTTTTAGAACAACCATTATCAACACCGAAAAACTGGGTCATACTCACTTTATATTCAATATAGAATCTCATAAATTATTACATTTTTTCAATTTTAAATTAAAGAAAAAATTATTTGAAGCTACTGAGGCAATAACTGCCAATATGAGGAATCGTGGCGGCGGAATCTTAGATATCAAACTGATAGATAAGACAGCTGATATGGCTAATTATTATCAATTGAAAGCCAGCTTTGATACAGTGGATTCTATGGGGGCTAATTTTATTAATTCTTGTCTCGAGCAATTTGGAAAAACACTGAAAGAAGAAGTTGCTAAAGAAGAAGATTTTACTCAGGAAGAAAAAGATTCCTTACAGATTGTGATGAATATTCTTTCCAATTTTACCCCTGACTGTGTGGTTAGAGCTGAGGTTTCCTGTAAAATTGATGATCTAAAAGACGATAGTGGAATTTCAAATGAGGAATTTGCAAGAAAGTTTAAGCAGGCAGTTACGATTGCTGAAATTGAGCCATTTCGTGCGACTACTCATAACAAGGGGGTCATGAATGGAGTAGATGCTGTGGTGATAGCAACCGGAAATGACTTTAGAGCTACCGAAGCTTGCGCACATGCATATGCCGCAAGAGATGGACAATACAGGTCGTTAACTCATTGTACTACAGATAACGGGATTTTTAGGTTTTGGATTGATCTTCCGATATCGGTTGGTGTGGTAGGAGGGTTAACCAATCTTCATCCACTAGTAAAATTCTCTCTTGCACTTCTTGGAAAACCATCTGCTCAGGAACTAATGAGTATTCTTGCTGTTTCCGGGTTAGCGCAGAACTTTGGTGCTTTACGTTCCTTAGTGACAACAGGGATTCAGAAAGGTCATATGAAAATGCATTTACTGAATATTTTAAATCAGATGGGGGCTACAGAAGAAGAGAAGCAACATTTTGTTACTTATTTTAAAGATAAAACAGTGACACATCATGAGGTGATCAATGAGTTTAACAGAATGAGAGCACAGTAA
- a CDS encoding mechanosensitive ion channel family protein: MEKISLSYVDVVYKVLQSWYLKFAELTPKLIVGILIFSFFLFSSKYLSKIAVKIFHKLFPKSEKESSLVTLLAVFRFIIMLMGSFIALEVMGFSSFLWKFIGSLGVAGVIAGVALKDLVSSIFSGMLIGIDKAFKVGDYVSIGSNSGTVQEIGFLTTKIITDDGKKVYIPNQVIFNSPFSNITASPQRRIILNFEIPADEDVAKAQKGILEVIKSLEYVDKLDTAEVVFTDLKQGVFNLQAKFWMTVGANITRVKSDAYLKIKQRLDSDNILLVTPTSINITGGENSSTTVNQDK, from the coding sequence ATGGAGAAAATTAGTTTAAGTTATGTTGATGTTGTCTATAAAGTTTTGCAAAGCTGGTATTTAAAATTTGCAGAATTGACCCCTAAGCTGATCGTTGGAATACTGATTTTTTCATTCTTTTTATTCTCTAGCAAATACCTGAGTAAAATTGCAGTAAAGATCTTTCATAAATTATTTCCTAAAAGTGAAAAGGAAAGTTCGCTGGTTACTCTATTAGCTGTTTTCCGGTTTATTATTATGTTGATGGGAAGCTTTATTGCATTAGAAGTAATGGGCTTTAGTAGTTTTTTATGGAAATTCATCGGAAGTTTAGGAGTTGCCGGGGTTATTGCCGGGGTTGCTTTAAAAGACCTGGTATCCAGTATATTTTCGGGAATGCTGATAGGAATTGATAAAGCCTTTAAGGTAGGAGATTATGTTTCTATCGGATCAAATTCAGGAACTGTACAGGAGATCGGTTTTCTAACTACTAAAATAATTACTGATGATGGAAAAAAAGTTTATATCCCCAATCAGGTCATCTTCAATTCGCCATTCTCAAATATCACAGCTTCGCCACAGAGAAGAATTATATTAAATTTTGAAATTCCCGCCGATGAAGATGTAGCCAAAGCTCAAAAGGGAATTTTAGAAGTGATAAAAAGTTTAGAATATGTAGATAAATTAGATACTGCTGAAGTTGTATTTACCGATCTGAAACAAGGGGTATTTAACCTTCAAGCAAAATTCTGGATGACTGTAGGAGCTAATATTACCAGGGTGAAGAGTGACGCTTATTTAAAGATCAAACAGCGTCTGGATTCTGATAATATACTCCTTGTGACACCAACCAGTATCAATATTACTGGGGGAGAAAATAGCAGTACAACAGTCAATCAGGATAAATAG
- a CDS encoding oxygenase MpaB family protein, with protein MERSVLQPRFKNAPHFKDFWQKGNGKLLIEFSGAEVSFKNFEQFATYYYHTDEIGDQVVKDIYLKKKFREASKEIEQYIRNGVSESDPVPESVKKLFSSIQRKPDWLNEDLLKSGAELCMRSGLDALISLRDYCLIGGYDYAYLNKPLIVTEALKKGAVKRLSETLDFWVNVTRYNALEIHAKGYEFAIKTRLIHSYARLSIKKHYKNWDSENWGEPINSWDMMATYIGFSLVFLHSLHKLGNSFSNEEELGIFHLWKYVGYLLGIPEDLLPDNKKQATEYFYLWTSIQPPSDKDSVLLAHSLLNESLENPILKFNFQRKNLRYLHICCTWFLLDHEVCKRLSIPDVSNKNVFPIAKRFTNFIYNSLVGRKARIKAGNKKHLKVLEDYLRITAASNFH; from the coding sequence ATGGAAAGATCAGTACTGCAACCCCGTTTCAAAAATGCTCCTCATTTCAAAGATTTCTGGCAGAAAGGCAATGGAAAACTGCTTATTGAATTTTCGGGAGCAGAAGTTAGTTTCAAAAATTTTGAACAATTTGCCACCTACTATTATCACACCGATGAAATTGGTGATCAGGTTGTAAAAGATATCTATTTAAAGAAAAAGTTCCGGGAAGCATCAAAAGAAATTGAACAATACATCCGGAATGGAGTCTCAGAAAGTGATCCTGTTCCGGAGAGTGTAAAAAAACTTTTTTCATCAATCCAGAGAAAACCCGACTGGCTGAATGAGGATTTATTAAAAAGTGGTGCCGAACTCTGTATGCGAAGTGGATTAGATGCTTTAATTTCTTTAAGAGATTACTGTTTAATAGGAGGCTATGATTATGCCTATCTTAATAAACCCCTTATTGTAACAGAAGCATTAAAAAAAGGAGCTGTAAAACGCCTTTCCGAAACACTGGATTTTTGGGTTAATGTAACCCGATACAATGCATTGGAGATTCATGCTAAAGGTTATGAATTTGCCATAAAAACAAGACTGATTCACTCATATGCCAGACTTTCAATTAAAAAGCATTATAAAAACTGGGATTCCGAAAATTGGGGCGAGCCTATTAACTCCTGGGATATGATGGCCACATATATTGGTTTTAGCCTTGTTTTCCTACACAGTCTGCATAAACTGGGAAACAGCTTCTCTAATGAAGAAGAATTAGGAATTTTCCACCTCTGGAAATATGTTGGATACCTGCTCGGAATACCTGAGGATCTTTTACCGGATAATAAAAAACAAGCTACAGAATATTTTTATTTATGGACATCAATTCAACCTCCTTCAGACAAAGATTCAGTACTTCTTGCTCATTCTTTACTGAATGAATCTTTGGAAAATCCAATATTGAAATTTAATTTCCAAAGAAAAAATCTACGTTACCTGCATATTTGCTGTACCTGGTTCTTACTGGATCACGAGGTTTGCAAACGTCTCAGCATCCCGGATGTTTCTAATAAAAATGTATTTCCAATAGCCAAGAGATTTACCAATTTTATATATAATTCTCTGGTTGGACGTAAAGCCCGAATTAAAGCCGGTAACAAAAAACATCTCAAAGTTTTGGAGGATTACCTAAGAATAACTGCAGCTTCTAACTTTCATTAA
- the pfkA gene encoding 6-phosphofructokinase: protein MKESAVKKIAVLTSGGDAPGMNAALRAVVRTANYYDIECYGVREGYNGLIHDDFLKMGARSVKNIINQGGTILKSARSKEFRTKEGRQKAYDNCVKHGVDALVCIGGDGTFTGAKIFNEEFGIKVIGVPGTIDNDIFGTDNTIGYDTALNTAMDAIDKIRDTATSHNRIFFIEVMGRDAGFIALNSGLATGALDILIPEKKDSVDELFATFRNAEKTGKSSSIVVVAEGDKVANIYELAEHTQKEFPDYDIRVAILGHIQRGGSPSCADRVLASRLGYGAVVGLMEGKTNVMAGMRSNDMVYTPIEEAIKKHNEINKDLLLISEILAI, encoded by the coding sequence ATGAAAGAAAGTGCTGTAAAAAAAATTGCAGTTCTTACTTCCGGAGGAGATGCCCCGGGTATGAATGCCGCATTGAGAGCGGTAGTAAGAACAGCAAATTACTATGATATCGAATGTTATGGAGTGAGAGAAGGTTATAATGGTCTTATCCACGATGATTTCCTAAAAATGGGTGCTCGTTCCGTAAAAAATATAATCAACCAGGGCGGAACCATTCTGAAGTCTGCCAGATCTAAGGAATTCAGAACCAAGGAAGGGCGTCAAAAAGCCTACGACAATTGTGTTAAACATGGTGTTGATGCTCTTGTTTGTATCGGCGGAGATGGAACCTTTACAGGAGCTAAGATTTTCAATGAAGAATTTGGGATCAAAGTAATTGGCGTGCCGGGAACTATCGACAACGATATTTTTGGGACAGACAATACTATTGGCTATGATACTGCTTTGAATACTGCAATGGATGCTATTGATAAAATTCGTGATACAGCGACATCTCATAACAGGATATTCTTTATTGAAGTAATGGGTCGTGATGCTGGTTTTATTGCATTGAACAGTGGATTAGCAACCGGAGCTTTAGATATACTAATCCCTGAAAAAAAGGATAGTGTAGATGAGCTGTTTGCAACTTTCAGAAATGCAGAAAAAACGGGAAAATCTTCAAGTATTGTGGTAGTTGCAGAAGGTGATAAAGTGGCGAATATTTATGAACTTGCTGAACATACTCAAAAAGAGTTTCCGGACTATGATATCCGTGTAGCAATTTTGGGACACATCCAGAGAGGAGGTTCTCCAAGCTGTGCAGACAGAGTATTGGCAAGCAGATTGGGTTATGGAGCGGTAGTAGGATTGATGGAAGGAAAAACAAATGTAATGGCGGGAATGCGTTCCAACGATATGGTGTACACCCCTATTGAAGAAGCCATTAAAAAACATAACGAAATCAATAAAGATCTTTTATTGATCTCAGAAATATTAGCAATCTAA
- the gap gene encoding type I glyceraldehyde-3-phosphate dehydrogenase gives MSTIKVGINGFGRIGRLVFRAMTERDNIEVVGINDLINAEYMAYMLKYDSVHGIFPGEVSVEGNDLVVNGKKIRVTAERDPNNLKWNEIGADYIVESTGLFLSKDTAQAHINAGAKKVILSAPSKDDTPMFVMGVNHKELTDDIKILSNASCTTNCLAPLAKVIHDNFGIVEGLMTTVHATTATQKTVDGPSVKDWRGGRAALNNIIPSSTGAAKAVGKVIPSLNGKLTGMSFRVPTVDVSVVDLTVRIEKATSYDEICATIKAASEGELKGILGYTEDAVVSQDFVGDKRTSIFDKDAGIMLSPNFVKLVSWYDNEMGYSNKLVDMLIHAASL, from the coding sequence ATGTCAACAATTAAAGTAGGTATCAACGGGTTTGGTAGAATTGGACGTCTTGTTTTCAGAGCAATGACTGAAAGAGACAACATTGAGGTAGTAGGAATCAATGATCTTATCAACGCAGAATACATGGCTTACATGTTAAAATATGATTCTGTTCATGGAATTTTCCCAGGTGAAGTATCTGTAGAAGGTAATGACCTTGTGGTAAATGGAAAAAAAATCAGAGTAACTGCAGAAAGAGACCCGAACAACCTAAAGTGGAATGAAATAGGAGCTGACTATATTGTAGAATCTACAGGCCTTTTCTTATCTAAGGATACTGCTCAGGCTCACATCAATGCTGGTGCAAAAAAGGTAATCCTTTCTGCTCCTTCTAAAGATGACACTCCAATGTTCGTAATGGGTGTAAACCACAAAGAGCTTACAGATGATATCAAAATCTTATCTAACGCTTCATGTACGACAAACTGTTTAGCGCCTTTAGCTAAAGTAATCCACGATAACTTTGGAATCGTTGAAGGTTTAATGACAACTGTTCACGCTACAACAGCTACTCAAAAAACAGTAGATGGTCCTTCAGTAAAAGACTGGAGAGGTGGTAGAGCTGCTTTAAACAATATCATCCCTTCTTCTACGGGTGCTGCTAAAGCAGTAGGAAAGGTGATCCCTTCATTAAACGGAAAATTAACTGGTATGTCTTTCAGAGTACCTACAGTAGATGTTTCTGTAGTTGACCTTACAGTAAGAATTGAGAAGGCTACTTCTTATGACGAAATCTGCGCTACGATTAAAGCTGCTTCTGAAGGAGAATTAAAAGGTATTTTAGGATACACTGAAGATGCAGTCGTTTCTCAGGATTTCGTAGGAGATAAGAGAACTTCAATCTTCGACAAAGATGCTGGAATTATGCTTTCTCCTAACTTTGTAAAACTTGTTTCTTGGTATGACAATGAAATGGGTTATTCTAACAAATTAGTTGATATGCTTATCCACGCTGCTTCTTTATAA
- the sucC gene encoding ADP-forming succinate--CoA ligase subunit beta, protein MNLHEYQSKEILSKYGVAIQRGFVANNVDEAVAAAEKLTAETGAQAWVVKAQIHAGGRGKGGGVKFSPNMDKLKENAQNIIGMQLVTPQTSAEGKKVNSVLVAEDVYYPGESETKEFYVSILLDRAEGKNTIVYSTEGGMDIEHVAEVTPHLIHNELIDPALGLQGFQARKIAFNLGLEGNAFKEFTKFITSLYNAYVGIDASLFEINPVLKTSDNKIIAVDAKVTLDGNSLFRHKDLEALRDTREEDPIDVEAGEAGLNFVKLDGNVACMVNGAGLAMATMDIIKLSGGNPANFLDVGGTADAQRVQTAFGIILRDPNVKAILINIFGGIVRCDRVAQGVVDAYKAMGSLPVPLIVRLQGTNAVEAKKLIDESGLPVHSAITLEEAANKVKEVLA, encoded by the coding sequence ATGAATCTTCACGAGTATCAATCAAAAGAGATTTTATCAAAGTACGGAGTAGCAATACAACGTGGTTTCGTAGCTAATAATGTAGACGAGGCTGTTGCAGCTGCTGAAAAATTGACTGCTGAAACCGGAGCGCAGGCTTGGGTTGTAAAAGCACAAATTCACGCAGGTGGTCGTGGTAAAGGTGGTGGGGTTAAGTTTTCTCCAAACATGGATAAGCTTAAAGAAAATGCACAGAACATCATCGGAATGCAGTTGGTAACTCCACAAACTTCTGCTGAAGGTAAAAAAGTAAACTCTGTTTTGGTTGCAGAAGACGTTTATTATCCTGGAGAATCTGAAACTAAAGAATTTTATGTTTCTATTCTTTTAGATAGAGCTGAAGGTAAAAATACAATCGTATATTCTACTGAAGGAGGTATGGATATTGAGCACGTTGCAGAAGTAACTCCTCATTTAATCCACAACGAATTAATTGATCCTGCTTTAGGTCTTCAAGGTTTCCAGGCTAGAAAGATTGCTTTCAACCTAGGTCTTGAAGGAAATGCTTTCAAAGAATTTACAAAATTCATTACATCTCTATACAATGCTTACGTTGGAATTGATGCTTCTCTTTTTGAAATCAACCCGGTATTAAAAACTTCTGATAACAAAATTATCGCTGTAGATGCTAAAGTAACTTTAGATGGTAACTCATTATTCCGTCACAAAGATCTTGAAGCTTTAAGAGATACAAGAGAAGAAGATCCTATCGATGTTGAAGCTGGTGAAGCTGGTCTTAACTTCGTGAAATTAGATGGTAACGTTGCTTGTATGGTAAACGGTGCTGGTCTTGCAATGGCTACTATGGATATCATCAAATTATCTGGTGGTAATCCTGCTAACTTCCTTGACGTTGGAGGTACTGCTGATGCTCAAAGAGTTCAGACTGCTTTCGGAATCATCTTAAGAGATCCAAATGTAAAAGCGATCCTGATCAACATCTTCGGAGGTATCGTAAGATGTGACAGAGTTGCTCAGGGTGTTGTAGATGCTTACAAAGCTATGGGAAGCTTACCTGTTCCATTAATCGTAAGATTGCAGGGAACTAACGCTGTAGAAGCTAAAAAATTAATTGATGAGTCAGGTCTTCCTGTACACTCTGCAATTACTTTAGAAGAAGCTGCAAACAAAGTAAAAGAGGTTTTAGCATAA
- a CDS encoding DUF4846 domain-containing protein produces MIRKTSFIIILAMILSCRNDKPSAKLITDQVNSENSVQINKDKNTIRERFSPPNGYTWVDEKSDSFGYFIENFNLKPYGSQILKYDGTPISTQSLHQAVFDIDTGNKDLQQCADAVIRLRAEYLFKTKKLDDIKFHFTNGDLVSWNDYKNGVRAFVNGNIVSFRKTAPFDDSYQNFKNYLILIFNYAGTISLYKETKPITENSDLKTGVILITPGSPGHVVFISGVCQNKEGEKLFLLSEGFTPAQSIHLLSNPFNKNISPWYNLDINTPETKTARYIFKPTNFRSF; encoded by the coding sequence ATGATCAGAAAGACTTCATTTATAATTATTTTAGCAATGATTCTAAGTTGCAGGAACGACAAGCCTTCAGCAAAACTTATTACTGATCAGGTTAATTCAGAAAACTCCGTTCAAATCAATAAGGATAAAAATACCATCAGGGAAAGATTTTCTCCCCCAAATGGCTATACATGGGTAGATGAAAAATCAGATTCCTTTGGATATTTTATTGAAAATTTTAATCTGAAACCCTATGGGAGCCAGATTTTAAAATATGACGGAACACCTATATCAACCCAATCCCTTCACCAGGCTGTTTTTGATATTGACACAGGGAACAAAGATCTGCAACAGTGTGCGGATGCGGTCATTCGCTTACGGGCGGAATACTTATTCAAAACGAAAAAACTGGATGACATAAAATTCCATTTCACAAATGGGGATCTGGTGAGCTGGAACGACTATAAAAACGGCGTAAGAGCTTTTGTAAATGGTAATATTGTAAGTTTCAGAAAAACGGCTCCCTTTGATGATTCTTATCAAAATTTCAAAAATTACCTGATACTCATTTTTAATTATGCAGGAACAATTTCCTTATATAAAGAAACAAAACCCATTACAGAAAATTCCGATTTAAAAACCGGAGTTATTTTAATTACTCCCGGAAGTCCTGGACATGTGGTTTTTATCTCTGGAGTATGCCAGAATAAAGAGGGGGAAAAATTATTTCTCTTAAGTGAAGGCTTTACCCCTGCCCAATCGATCCATTTACTTTCGAATCCTTTTAATAAAAATATTTCGCCCTGGTACAATCTGGATATAAATACACCGGAAACCAAAACTGCGAGATATATTTTCAAACCAACAAACTTTAGAAGTTTTTAA
- a CDS encoding response regulator transcription factor, which produces MENSEKKHPLIEVWNTYPGTRKERKEILNTPPIERIIGEMFAIGEFYYYVLNLTNSTLSHHHENILKLHGLKKYPENLKDVIDLTHPEDIPFVIKAEQAVVKKMVEIGPEYHLYLKSSYCFRMKTAKGNYELFHHQAIPTLEDEEGNLVQAINIHTNINHITKQNPYTVLISGIGPRNDFHQIKIDEPSLTTHQSLECLTKREVEVLSLIAKGYSGTEISEILILSQHTIRSHRKNILTKTNSRNGKELLKKAFEWGII; this is translated from the coding sequence ATGGAAAATTCTGAAAAAAAACATCCTTTGATCGAAGTTTGGAATACCTATCCGGGTACACGAAAAGAAAGGAAAGAGATCCTTAATACGCCACCGATCGAACGTATAATTGGAGAAATGTTTGCTATCGGAGAATTTTATTATTATGTATTGAATCTCACCAACAGTACACTTTCTCACCATCATGAAAATATTCTAAAATTACATGGATTAAAAAAGTATCCGGAAAACCTGAAAGATGTTATCGATCTTACCCACCCAGAGGACATTCCTTTTGTTATCAAAGCAGAACAGGCTGTTGTAAAAAAGATGGTAGAAATCGGCCCAGAATATCATCTTTATCTAAAATCCAGCTATTGTTTCAGAATGAAAACGGCAAAGGGAAATTATGAACTATTTCACCATCAGGCCATACCAACACTTGAAGACGAAGAAGGAAATCTTGTTCAGGCTATTAATATACATACCAACATCAACCATATCACCAAACAAAACCCCTATACTGTTTTGATATCGGGAATAGGTCCAAGAAATGACTTCCATCAAATTAAAATAGATGAACCCTCTTTAACTACCCATCAATCTCTGGAATGTTTAACCAAAAGAGAAGTGGAAGTATTGTCTTTAATTGCTAAAGGCTATTCGGGAACAGAAATATCAGAAATACTTATTTTATCACAGCATACCATTCGCTCCCATCGAAAGAATATTCTTACGAAAACCAATTCAAGGAACGGTAAGGAACTTCTGAAAAAAGCATTCGAATGGGGGATCATTTAA